A region from the Anaerobacillus sp. CMMVII genome encodes:
- a CDS encoding CGCGG family rSAM-modified RiPP protein, which produces MKMKSWSCALEHGEYETNRDLVIAEALEAVAETAKGFHVNLVTPHTFGNPDEYLTPLLKEKFYDEIDVKYIDQCGCGGYVLRVEVMAP; this is translated from the coding sequence ATGAAAATGAAAAGCTGGTCTTGTGCCCTTGAGCACGGTGAGTATGAAACAAATCGTGATCTAGTAATAGCAGAAGCACTTGAGGCTGTCGCAGAGACTGCCAAAGGATTTCATGTAAATCTTGTTACACCGCATACGTTTGGTAATCCAGATGAGTATTTAACCCCACTATTAAAAGAGAAATTTTATGACGAAATTGACGTAAAATATATTGATCAATGCGGCTGCGGCGGATACGTGCTCCGAGTTGAAGTTATGGCACCTTGA
- a CDS encoding nuclease-related domain-containing protein, producing the protein MLIKSRYESAELKLFRSLNNRMNLSEKDFATYRSLEKGFIGEKKFDEWTEQLPDNFLIINDLLLECNNTTFQIDSVVIASGPTVFIFEVKNFEGDYVVDVEEWSTLYGTNINNPIHQLKRCETLLCKLLKQLGINPNIVTNVVFINPEFTLYNSPLDLPIIFPTQIKRFMEKLKLKSAKLRKNEIELAKLLVSMHKTESPYKRTPPYSYELLQKGIPCVNCQSFNLYYTEKMIVCENCRQKEIAKAAILRSVEEFKLLFPDKRITTNGVYEWCNLNNSKKTIFRILSTNFKQVGQGKSAYFIHKGQ; encoded by the coding sequence ATGTTAATTAAATCTCGCTATGAGTCGGCAGAATTAAAGCTTTTTAGGTCTTTAAATAACCGCATGAACTTATCAGAAAAAGATTTTGCTACCTATCGGAGCCTGGAAAAAGGCTTTATCGGTGAGAAAAAATTTGACGAATGGACAGAACAGCTCCCCGATAACTTCCTAATTATCAATGATCTACTCCTTGAATGTAACAACACTACATTCCAAATCGACTCGGTAGTCATCGCTTCAGGTCCAACCGTTTTCATTTTCGAAGTTAAAAATTTTGAAGGTGACTATGTTGTTGATGTGGAGGAATGGTCTACACTTTATGGAACTAATATTAACAATCCCATTCATCAATTGAAGCGATGTGAAACTTTATTATGCAAGCTCCTTAAACAGCTCGGTATTAATCCTAATATCGTAACAAACGTCGTCTTCATAAACCCCGAGTTTACTCTTTATAACTCCCCATTAGACTTACCTATTATTTTCCCTACTCAAATTAAGCGCTTTATGGAAAAGCTAAAGCTGAAATCAGCAAAACTAAGGAAAAATGAAATAGAATTAGCCAAATTGCTTGTATCCATGCATAAAACTGAATCACCATACAAGCGTACCCCTCCTTACAGCTACGAACTTCTTCAAAAGGGAATCCCATGTGTAAACTGCCAATCGTTTAATTTATATTACACCGAAAAAATGATTGTTTGTGAGAATTGTCGTCAAAAGGAAATCGCTAAAGCTGCAATATTACGAAGTGTAGAAGAGTTTAAACTTCTTTTTCCGGATAAGAGGATTACGACGAACGGGGTGTATGAGTGGTGTAATTTAAATAATTCTAAAAAAACAATTTTCCGCATACTATCTACAAACTTTAAACAAGTAGGACAAGGTAAATCAGCTTATTTTATTCATAAAGGTCAATAG
- a CDS encoding sigma factor, with translation MQKHKEQLYRIAYSYLKNETDALEAIQELTFRAYKQLKSYRNQVIFQRG, from the coding sequence ATGCAGAAACATAAAGAGCAGTTGTACAGAATTGCTTATTCATATTTAAAAAATGAAACAGACGCGCTTGAAGCTATTCAAGAGCTAACCTTTCGAGCTTATAAACAATTAAAAAGTTACAGGAACCAAGTTATTTTTCAACGTGGTTAA
- a CDS encoding DUF5643 domain-containing protein, which translates to MWEISFPIDHRKFVGLKKEFKLNESVVFAGQQLTFKNVTIYPTRVEVDDEFAEENTMKITNFEDLKIVNEKGESWTGTTGAIATHFSDNHWKLFLGSNYFHEGNELYLQATSIRALPKNEVEVVVDLQNKTIIKGPKSLVLD; encoded by the coding sequence GTGTGGGAGATTTCATTCCCAATTGACCATCGTAAATTCGTTGGATTAAAGAAAGAGTTTAAACTTAATGAGTCGGTTGTATTTGCCGGACAACAATTAACTTTTAAAAACGTCACGATATATCCAACAAGGGTGGAGGTTGATGATGAGTTTGCTGAAGAAAATACAATGAAGATTACTAATTTCGAGGACTTAAAAATCGTCAACGAAAAAGGGGAATCTTGGACGGGAACGACGGGTGCAATCGCTACGCATTTTAGTGATAATCATTGGAAGCTATTTTTAGGAAGTAACTATTTCCACGAAGGAAATGAGTTGTATTTGCAAGCAACTAGCATTCGAGCCCTACCTAAAAATGAAGTTGAAGTTGTTGTTGATCTACAGAATAAAACAATTATCAAAGGGCCAAAGTCACTGGTCCTTGATTAA
- a CDS encoding CBS domain-containing protein, with translation MAERKIESLYHQIYKHPLFRGLVEKEFFRLIEKCSLKHYQKAAKVLYSKTPREGLLLLLEGMVEVYVEGEGNQQHKEVLEVLQTGDTIGFSSLADFLGEKTHHHTKYTVSVIAIEDSYCLQIPFSVLEERWIDEQVRDYVLRQVAVRLKDIYASLAEQIQLASQWGESEPFVRRVQDIMVAPAITIEASETIQKAAQKMVDHSKSSVLVLENERLVGIITEKDLVSRVISRQRPLSNVVREIMTPNPITISRDSYYYEALSSFIMNGIKHLPVIQEQKVVGVITLADLLRKKIMVLYKFYKRLNNRPRPIYQKLRQPFMKFLLV, from the coding sequence TTGGCGGAGCGTAAAATTGAAAGTTTGTATCATCAAATATATAAGCATCCGTTGTTTCGGGGGTTAGTTGAAAAAGAATTTTTCAGGTTGATAGAGAAGTGCTCCTTAAAGCACTATCAAAAGGCAGCCAAGGTTTTGTATTCTAAGACACCTCGAGAAGGATTGTTGCTACTGCTTGAGGGGATGGTTGAGGTTTATGTTGAGGGCGAGGGAAACCAACAGCATAAAGAGGTATTAGAAGTTTTACAAACTGGTGATACGATTGGCTTTTCTAGTTTAGCTGATTTTTTAGGAGAGAAGACACATCATCATACAAAGTATACGGTTAGTGTAATAGCGATCGAAGACTCATATTGTTTGCAAATTCCTTTTTCTGTTCTTGAGGAACGTTGGATTGATGAGCAGGTACGGGATTATGTTTTAAGACAAGTGGCTGTTCGGTTGAAGGATATTTATGCTTCACTGGCAGAGCAAATACAACTAGCTAGTCAATGGGGTGAAAGCGAGCCTTTTGTGCGTAGAGTCCAAGATATTATGGTTGCGCCAGCGATCACGATCGAGGCAAGCGAAACAATTCAGAAAGCTGCGCAGAAAATGGTCGATCACTCGAAAAGTTCAGTGCTAGTTTTGGAGAATGAGAGATTAGTAGGTATTATTACGGAAAAGGATTTAGTTAGTCGGGTGATTTCAAGACAACGCCCGCTCTCAAATGTAGTTCGAGAAATCATGACACCTAATCCAATTACCATTTCGAGAGATAGTTATTATTATGAAGCACTCTCGAGTTTTATTATGAACGGGATTAAGCATCTCCCCGTTATTCAAGAACAAAAGGTTGTTGGTGTAATCACGTTAGCTGATTTACTGCGAAAAAAAATCATGGTACTCTACAAATTTTACAAACGATTGAACAATCGACCGAGGCCAATTTATCAGAAGTTAAGACAGCCATTTATGAAGTTCTTGCTAGTTTAA
- a CDS encoding DUF294 nucleotidyltransferase-like domain-containing protein produces MITKLYDRLVKHCVELAVKSLEKKGLGQPPVQFCWYQMGSGGRGEQFLLTDQDHFLVYESGEDDEEVTHYFEKLGEEIVFFLEKAGYERCIGKMMANEEMWRGSINKWRDRLKSWSLRATNENLLLVQNFFSFRMLYGDEVLNDQFKRMVTSSVKESGTICID; encoded by the coding sequence ATTATCACCAAGCTTTATGATCGGTTAGTGAAACATTGTGTAGAGCTGGCTGTGAAATCATTAGAAAAAAAGGGCTTAGGTCAGCCACCAGTGCAATTCTGCTGGTACCAAATGGGGAGTGGTGGGAGAGGTGAACAGTTTCTATTAACAGATCAAGATCATTTCCTAGTCTATGAAAGCGGTGAGGATGATGAAGAAGTTACTCATTATTTTGAGAAGTTAGGCGAAGAAATTGTCTTTTTTTTAGAAAAAGCTGGGTACGAACGATGCATTGGTAAAATGATGGCAAATGAAGAAATGTGGCGAGGCTCAATTAACAAGTGGAGAGACCGTTTAAAAAGTTGGTCATTACGAGCCACGAATGAAAATTTGCTATTAGTACAAAATTTCTTTTCATTCCGCATGTTGTACGGTGATGAAGTGTTAAACGATCAGTTTAAAAGGATGGTAACAAGTAGTGTTAAAGAATCAGGGACAATTTGTATCGACTAG
- a CDS encoding putative nucleotidyltransferase substrate binding domain-containing protein: protein MYRLAELEKERPVPNLDHPIRAMFRLERNSIDIKMDALFPLHHCLQTLSTLHGVVEGTPVDRMNALVVLGVFKEVFADEVRDAFEVILGIRVSHGWLKYQRGEKGSGKIIFTHIKSREKEALIKALKTVRELQQQLLGAFGML, encoded by the coding sequence TTGTATCGACTAGCAGAATTGGAAAAGGAACGACCTGTGCCAAACTTAGACCACCCAATCCGTGCAATGTTTCGTTTAGAGAGGAATTCAATTGATATAAAAATGGATGCTTTATTTCCGTTGCATCATTGTCTGCAAACTTTATCCACTCTACATGGGGTTGTAGAAGGTACGCCGGTAGATCGAATGAATGCTCTTGTAGTTTTAGGGGTTTTTAAAGAAGTGTTTGCTGATGAAGTAAGGGATGCCTTTGAAGTGATATTAGGGATTAGGGTATCGCATGGATGGTTGAAATATCAGCGTGGAGAAAAAGGTTCAGGGAAGATCATTTTTACCCATATTAAATCTCGCGAAAAAGAAGCGTTAATTAAAGCCTTAAAAACGGTTCGAGAATTGCAACAACAACTATTAGGCGCATTTGGAATGCTCTAA
- a CDS encoding exonuclease domain-containing protein, with the protein MKGLFWKRKMMTYELDRKPSLNTPLDKLAFTVFDTETTGFAIGASDRLIELGAVHIENLTVTDKTFQTFVNPNRLIPDEIITLTGIDNQMVKEAPEALQSIEDFFRFIEECGSDGLVGHYISFDLMVLKKELAREKYTFASPLCLDTLDLIGYLNPSWDMRDLENYAKTFSTKIYQRHSAIGDALTTAHLFCELLKLIQDRGKNTLADLMQILDVNNRTRTFQF; encoded by the coding sequence GTGAAGGGATTGTTCTGGAAGCGTAAAATGATGACTTATGAGTTAGACCGAAAACCGTCACTAAATACCCCCTTAGATAAACTAGCTTTTACGGTATTTGATACCGAAACTACTGGTTTTGCTATTGGTGCTAGTGATCGCTTGATTGAGCTTGGTGCTGTTCATATTGAAAATTTAACGGTAACCGATAAAACCTTTCAGACCTTTGTTAATCCAAACCGTCTTATTCCTGATGAGATTATTACACTTACTGGAATTGATAATCAGATGGTTAAAGAGGCTCCTGAAGCATTACAATCAATAGAAGACTTTTTTCGTTTTATTGAAGAATGTGGTAGTGACGGTTTAGTTGGACATTACATTAGCTTTGACCTTATGGTTTTAAAAAAGGAATTAGCTAGAGAAAAGTATACGTTTGCTTCACCACTTTGTCTCGATACACTTGATTTGATTGGTTACTTAAATCCGTCATGGGATATGAGAGACTTAGAAAATTATGCAAAGACATTTAGTACAAAAATTTATCAAAGGCATTCAGCGATTGGTGACGCGCTTACGACTGCCCACCTATTTTGTGAGTTATTAAAGCTAATTCAAGACCGCGGTAAAAATACATTAGCAGATTTAATGCAAATACTCGATGTTAATAACCGCACAAGGACTTTTCAATTTTAA
- a CDS encoding processed acidic surface protein, translating into MKRSVFLFTCVFVMITSICLQPTANAQVNEAQLNQYLTSINWTTGDLIDYLSFFDYELGDFESLEELEMFLGTPITNENLNELLGKYDMTHSDLEQLLAEYGETLDDYKFIDDLDLDVQFFLGHHEEFSIANDFLSLFGLTEDEMENLFEHIGKVDKDILEQNLNPVFKGLEELSYLQGVAKLSPEEQEQLFALWEQMFVAFQLDARFYLVKDETMSPIELQSLVNRDELEGYSLFMALHNLEGDVLATLAFSEDMLASHLMYESLDQLGQISKLAGEYSEMLATAKLPITAANFIENIVLSVLIISFGVLMVVVARRRAIH; encoded by the coding sequence ATGAAGCGTAGTGTTTTCTTGTTTACATGTGTTTTTGTAATGATTACTTCAATATGTTTGCAACCAACTGCAAACGCTCAAGTAAATGAAGCTCAGTTGAATCAGTATTTAACCTCAATTAACTGGACAACTGGAGACCTCATAGACTATTTAAGCTTTTTTGATTATGAATTAGGGGACTTTGAATCCTTAGAGGAATTAGAAATGTTTCTTGGTACCCCTATTACTAACGAAAATCTTAATGAGTTATTAGGTAAATATGATATGACCCATAGCGATCTTGAACAATTATTAGCTGAATATGGGGAAACATTAGATGACTATAAATTTATAGATGATTTAGACTTAGATGTGCAGTTTTTCTTAGGTCACCATGAAGAATTCTCAATCGCCAATGATTTTCTCTCTCTTTTTGGTTTAACCGAGGATGAAATGGAGAATTTATTTGAGCATATAGGTAAGGTTGATAAGGATATTCTGGAGCAAAATCTAAATCCTGTGTTTAAAGGGTTAGAAGAGCTCTCTTATTTACAAGGAGTGGCTAAGCTTTCGCCAGAGGAGCAAGAGCAACTTTTTGCACTTTGGGAGCAAATGTTTGTTGCATTCCAACTGGATGCTAGGTTTTACCTAGTAAAAGACGAGACGATGTCTCCAATTGAACTACAAAGCCTAGTAAATCGTGATGAATTAGAAGGGTATAGTTTGTTTATGGCGCTTCATAATTTAGAGGGAGATGTTTTAGCAACTTTAGCCTTTAGTGAGGACATGCTTGCCTCTCATTTAATGTACGAGTCTCTAGATCAACTAGGACAAATTTCCAAGCTTGCGGGAGAGTACAGTGAAATGTTAGCTACCGCTAAGCTTCCGATTACAGCAGCAAATTTTATCGAGAATATTGTCTTAAGTGTGTTGATCATTAGTTTTGGTGTCTTGATGGTAGTAGTAGCTAGAAGGAGAGCTATCCATTGA
- a CDS encoding class D sortase has product MITPKKSGKIGVFLVGTILIIFGLYVLLFNVFLIYKGMNAVEKIEVSEARNVSEKLGAVGKSKRFTEAYTPTVGEEIGKLHIPKLNIAIPIFHGTNEDELLRGVGHVIGTALPGEQNNSVLSGHRDTVFRKLGSVTKGDVLQVESTNGVYTYKVRKVRIVEADDLTVIVPKPKATLTVSTCYPFTYIGPAEQRYVLVADLINSKLKRI; this is encoded by the coding sequence TTGATTACACCGAAAAAGAGTGGAAAAATAGGAGTTTTCCTAGTTGGGACAATTCTAATCATTTTTGGTTTATATGTCTTGCTTTTTAATGTCTTCCTTATTTATAAAGGAATGAATGCTGTTGAAAAAATTGAAGTTAGTGAAGCTAGGAATGTAAGTGAAAAATTAGGGGCAGTAGGTAAGTCTAAACGATTCACGGAAGCATATACACCAACAGTTGGTGAGGAAATCGGTAAGCTCCATATTCCTAAGTTAAATATTGCGATCCCAATTTTTCATGGCACAAATGAGGATGAACTTCTCCGGGGGGTTGGGCATGTAATTGGGACCGCTTTACCAGGTGAACAAAACAATTCTGTTTTAAGTGGACATCGCGATACTGTTTTTCGGAAGCTGGGTAGTGTCACAAAGGGTGACGTCCTTCAGGTTGAAAGTACGAATGGTGTTTATACTTATAAGGTTAGGAAAGTAAGGATTGTAGAAGCTGATGATCTTACAGTTATTGTTCCAAAGCCAAAGGCAACGCTAACTGTGAGTACTTGTTATCCATTTACTTATATCGGGCCAGCCGAACAACGCTATGTTCTTGTCGCTGACCTAATCAATTCAAAACTAAAACGTATTTAG
- a CDS encoding ABC transporter ATP-binding protein produces the protein MNPLVFSLKKLSWFFKKNWRQYTIAIIFLTIVNLLEVIPPKLIGISIDSIHQGTLTREKFFQIILIFGVLILLIYAFSYVWLNKLFGGAFLLERTYRSKMVGHLLKMTPTFFEKNRTGDLMARATNDLKAVSMTAGFGILTLVDSTLFLFIILLTMGFLVSWKLTLAALLPLPIMALLMKVYGKIVHERFTKAQDAFGDMNDQVLESIAGVRVVRAYVQEGADEQRFHDVTDGVLQKNIAVAKIDALFEPTIKILVGLSYLIGLGYGAFLVFHNEITLGELVSFNIYLGMLIWPMFAIGELINVMQRGNASLDRVTETLSYEPDVQDGSGLVSLTKPETIRFSNVTFRYPSSQKDNLSEIDFTLQPGQTLGVVGKTGSGKTTLLKQLLREYPIGTGSITISGVPLIQIDISTLKSWIGYVPQEQILFSKTVKENILFGREDASEHELYRVLELSSFRNDVSTLPKGLETLVGERGVSLSGGQKQRISIARALLVNPEILILDDAMSAVDGKTEAKIIENIRRERGGKTTFISTHRLSAVKHADWIIVLEEGKVVEEGTHEQLIKNNGWYKQQYEHQLLEASTSEGQVN, from the coding sequence ATGAACCCACTTGTTTTCAGTCTTAAAAAATTAAGCTGGTTCTTTAAAAAGAATTGGCGTCAGTATACAATCGCAATTATTTTTTTAACAATTGTGAATTTATTAGAAGTGATCCCGCCAAAGTTAATTGGAATTTCAATTGATTCCATCCATCAAGGAACACTAACTAGGGAAAAATTTTTTCAAATTATACTCATCTTTGGAGTATTAATTCTTTTAATCTATGCTTTTTCTTACGTCTGGCTAAACAAACTATTCGGCGGTGCATTTCTCTTAGAAAGAACGTACCGTTCAAAAATGGTGGGCCACTTATTAAAGATGACTCCCACATTTTTTGAGAAAAATCGAACAGGAGATTTAATGGCGAGGGCAACTAATGACTTAAAAGCAGTTTCCATGACCGCAGGATTTGGCATTTTAACATTAGTAGATTCAACCTTGTTTCTATTCATTATTTTGTTAACCATGGGCTTTCTCGTAAGTTGGAAACTAACATTAGCCGCACTTTTGCCTTTGCCGATTATGGCGCTATTAATGAAAGTTTACGGGAAAATTGTTCATGAACGCTTCACAAAGGCACAGGATGCCTTTGGTGATATGAATGACCAAGTATTAGAATCAATTGCTGGGGTTCGGGTTGTTCGAGCCTACGTTCAAGAAGGAGCAGATGAACAACGGTTTCATGATGTTACCGATGGCGTTCTTCAAAAAAATATTGCAGTTGCTAAAATAGATGCATTATTTGAACCAACAATCAAAATCTTAGTTGGTCTTAGTTATCTTATTGGTTTAGGTTACGGGGCATTTCTCGTCTTTCATAATGAAATTACTTTAGGAGAACTCGTTTCCTTTAATATTTATTTGGGAATGTTGATTTGGCCAATGTTTGCAATTGGTGAATTAATAAATGTTATGCAACGGGGAAATGCCTCGTTAGATCGCGTCACAGAAACACTGTCATATGAACCAGATGTGCAAGATGGTAGTGGGCTAGTGAGCTTGACAAAACCAGAGACCATCCGTTTTTCGAACGTCACGTTTCGCTACCCAAGCTCTCAAAAAGATAATTTATCCGAAATTGATTTTACGTTACAACCAGGTCAAACATTAGGTGTAGTTGGAAAAACTGGTAGTGGAAAAACAACGCTACTAAAACAACTTCTAAGGGAATATCCAATAGGTACTGGGTCGATCACAATTTCAGGAGTTCCTTTAATACAAATTGATATAAGTACTTTAAAAAGTTGGATTGGTTACGTTCCCCAAGAGCAAATTTTATTTTCAAAGACAGTAAAGGAAAATATTCTGTTCGGTAGAGAGGATGCTAGTGAGCATGAACTATACCGTGTTCTTGAACTTTCTAGCTTTCGAAATGACGTCTCAACCTTACCAAAGGGGTTAGAAACTCTAGTAGGTGAGAGAGGGGTTTCTTTATCTGGTGGTCAGAAGCAACGGATATCCATTGCCAGAGCATTACTGGTCAATCCAGAAATTCTTATTTTAGATGATGCGATGTCTGCTGTTGATGGGAAAACGGAAGCTAAAATCATTGAAAATATTCGTCGGGAACGCGGCGGGAAAACAACGTTTATCTCTACGCACAGATTATCTGCGGTAAAGCATGCCGATTGGATAATCGTCTTGGAGGAAGGAAAAGTAGTTGAGGAAGGAACCCATGAGCAGCTAATTAAAAATAATGGGTGGTACAAACAGCAGTATGAACACCAACTTCTAGAAGCAAGCACATCAGAAGGGCAGGTGAACTAA
- a CDS encoding ABC transporter ATP-binding protein, protein MSVGKRLFQYALAYKKSIFVALLLLTLAVAAELTGPFIAKKMIDTHILGVEFSWYETTTNEAAVTFQDRHFIREDRVTDHNLIKEVRILQVNRNYYFIDEAIPFDGKREIIGDRLFISYQGDVASYEFSQLTNQEAFTFFKPEIPKLVQLMVIYFGLICIAAVLHYGQKYLLQMSANRIIQKMRLDVFAQIQRLPVSYFDRLPAGKIVSRITNDTEAIRDLYVTVLATFFTSIVYMAGIYIALFLLDVKLAMICLVLVPILFIWIKFYRIYASKYNHKIRSVLSEINGMINESIQGMRIIQAFGREEKSNQEFEKLNQDHFAFQSKLLKLNSLTSHNLVGVFRNIAFVTLIWYFGGSSLGVGTVISLGVLYAFVDYLNRLFQPISQLVNQLAQLEQARVAGERVFELLDEEGVAVSPETLPRYKGDVRFDDVSFAYNGEDFVLKNISFEAKQGETVALVGHTGSGKSSIMNVLFRFYDHTKGKITIDGIDISKISKQELREHMGIVLQDPFLFTGTIASNVSLNDPRISRAQVEKAIQDVGAKKLFNRLEHGIDEPVIEKGSTLSAGERQLISFARALVFNPAILILDEATASVDTETEAIIQEALEVLKQGRTTFIIAHRLSTIKNADQILVLDGGKIVEKGTHHQLMDQKGKYYQMYQLQIGQKVENSLEFIV, encoded by the coding sequence ATGAGTGTAGGTAAACGACTATTTCAATATGCACTTGCTTATAAAAAATCAATTTTCGTAGCGTTACTGTTACTTACGCTTGCTGTAGCGGCCGAGTTGACAGGGCCATTCATTGCCAAAAAGATGATTGATACTCATATCTTAGGGGTAGAGTTCTCGTGGTATGAAACTACAACAAATGAGGCTGCCGTTACCTTTCAAGATCGTCACTTTATTAGAGAGGACCGTGTCACAGACCATAACTTGATAAAAGAGGTAAGAATCTTACAAGTAAATCGAAACTACTATTTTATAGATGAAGCAATTCCTTTTGATGGTAAAAGAGAAATTATTGGAGATAGACTGTTCATTTCTTATCAAGGAGATGTAGCAAGCTATGAATTTAGTCAATTAACAAATCAAGAAGCATTTACGTTTTTTAAACCAGAAATTCCTAAGTTAGTCCAACTCATGGTGATTTACTTTGGATTAATATGTATTGCTGCAGTTTTACATTATGGTCAAAAGTATTTATTGCAAATGTCGGCAAATCGTATTATCCAAAAAATGCGTCTCGATGTTTTTGCTCAAATTCAAAGATTACCAGTGAGTTACTTTGATCGGCTTCCGGCAGGGAAAATTGTTTCGAGGATCACGAATGATACCGAGGCAATTCGTGATTTGTACGTTACCGTACTCGCTACATTCTTCACATCGATCGTTTACATGGCGGGGATTTATATTGCATTATTTTTACTAGATGTAAAACTAGCCATGATTTGCTTAGTTTTAGTGCCAATTTTATTTATCTGGATTAAATTTTACCGGATTTATGCATCAAAATATAATCACAAAATCCGCTCTGTTTTAAGTGAAATTAACGGAATGATTAATGAATCTATTCAAGGAATGCGAATTATTCAAGCTTTTGGAAGAGAAGAAAAATCAAACCAGGAATTTGAAAAACTTAACCAAGACCATTTTGCATTTCAAAGTAAATTATTGAAGCTAAATTCCTTAACTTCACACAACTTGGTTGGAGTGTTCCGTAATATAGCATTCGTCACTTTAATCTGGTATTTCGGTGGATCATCACTCGGCGTTGGTACAGTTATTTCCTTAGGGGTTTTATATGCCTTTGTTGACTATTTAAACCGTCTGTTCCAACCGATCTCACAATTAGTAAATCAATTAGCTCAATTAGAGCAAGCTCGAGTTGCTGGAGAACGTGTCTTTGAGTTATTAGATGAAGAAGGAGTAGCTGTATCACCGGAAACTTTACCAAGATATAAAGGAGATGTGCGCTTTGATGATGTATCATTTGCATACAACGGAGAAGACTTTGTCTTAAAAAACATTTCGTTCGAAGCAAAGCAGGGTGAGACTGTAGCATTAGTTGGTCATACTGGTTCTGGAAAAAGCTCGATTATGAATGTGTTATTTCGTTTTTATGATCATACTAAAGGCAAAATAACAATTGACGGAATTGATATTTCGAAAATTTCAAAGCAAGAACTAAGAGAGCACATGGGGATAGTTCTTCAAGACCCCTTCCTCTTTACGGGAACAATTGCCTCAAACGTTAGCTTAAATGATCCACGAATTTCCAGAGCACAAGTAGAAAAAGCCATTCAAGATGTAGGGGCAAAAAAACTGTTTAATCGCTTAGAACATGGGATAGATGAGCCTGTCATTGAAAAAGGCAGTACTCTCTCAGCTGGAGAGAGGCAGCTAATTTCATTTGCAAGAGCGCTCGTTTTTAATCCAGCTATTTTGATTTTAGACGAAGCCACAGCAAGTGTCGATACTGAAACTGAAGCGATCATACAGGAAGCATTAGAAGTGCTAAAACAAGGTCGAACAACCTTCATTATTGCCCATCGTTTGTCGACAATTAAGAACGCTGATCAAATTTTAGTCCTTGATGGCGGTAAAATAGTCGAAAAGGGTACCCATCATCAGCTGATGGATCAGAAGGGCAAGTATTATCAAATGTATCAGCTTCAAATTGGTCAGAAGGTAGAGAATAGTTTAGAGTTTATAGTGTAG
- a CDS encoding pirin family protein yields MIKLIHANERFKAEHGWLTSNFSFSFANYYDPNNLHFGPLRVFNDDIVQPNNGFGMHPHKEMEIVSIVLEGELKHEDSEGNTATTTFGEIQRMSAGTGIFHSERNPSKENLVNFLQLWIVPDTVNLQPTYEKTKYEIEKMKNNLLPIVSKYVSKNVAYINQDTIFYISDLEVEKSMTFTQETGRKIYLFVIDGELLLNEQFILGKRDTARITETTTLKIHANATTRFLLIDLP; encoded by the coding sequence ATGATAAAACTAATACACGCAAATGAGCGATTTAAAGCAGAACATGGCTGGCTTACAAGTAACTTCAGCTTTTCTTTTGCTAATTATTATGACCCAAACAACCTTCATTTTGGTCCACTTCGAGTCTTTAATGATGATATTGTGCAACCGAACAATGGATTTGGGATGCATCCCCATAAAGAAATGGAGATTGTTTCGATTGTTTTAGAGGGGGAGCTAAAGCATGAGGATAGTGAGGGGAATACGGCTACAACAACTTTTGGAGAAATTCAAAGAATGTCTGCAGGGACCGGTATTTTTCATTCAGAAAGAAATCCTTCCAAAGAGAATTTAGTTAACTTTTTGCAATTATGGATCGTACCAGACACTGTAAATTTACAACCTACCTATGAAAAGACAAAATATGAAATTGAAAAAATGAAAAATAATTTGTTACCTATTGTATCAAAATATGTCTCTAAAAATGTGGCATATATTAACCAAGATACTATCTTTTACATTTCTGATTTAGAAGTGGAGAAAAGTATGACCTTTACACAAGAAACTGGCCGAAAAATATACTTATTTGTGATCGATGGTGAGCTTCTTTTAAATGAACAATTTATCTTGGGTAAACGTGATACAGCTCGAATTACGGAAACGACGACACTTAAGATTCATGCAAATGCAACTACTCGATTTTTGCTGATTGATCTTCCTTAG